In Peromyscus eremicus chromosome 2, PerEre_H2_v1, whole genome shotgun sequence, a single genomic region encodes these proteins:
- the Atosb gene encoding atos homolog protein B has translation MRHVQAEPSPSSEPEAGPSQPPVRQGTLQGGLLMGYSPAGGATSPGVYQVSIFSPPAGASEPPRALKRPAPPTEGPRELKRGPGLGAREGLPPEEPSTVGLLGPEGLGLGLGVASQHFSHHGLCVVEQGGSATSPWTSGTGSTPWPSSNASCNTLHARDWAFPDQGGQGSLGASPGPAPSGQLHTLDTDLHNLAQIGSKSPVARVGNGSSPWPRESPGTANGHSPEHTPPGPGPPGPCPTKRRLLPAGETLDVRSEEEGPAPRRRRGTLGCPLAANSSDAKATPFWSHLLPGPKEPVLDPTDCSPMGRRLKGARRLKLSSLRSLRKGPGLLSPPSASLFPSPAVSRTLLGNFEESLLRGRFAPSGHIEGFTAEIGASGSYCPQHVTLPVTVTFFDVSEQNAPAPFLGVVDLNPLGRKGYSVPKVGTIQVTLFNPNQTVVKMFLVTFDFSDMPAAHMTFLRHRLFLVPVGEEGNASPAHRLLCYLLHLRFRSSRSGRLSLHGDIRLLFSRRSLELDTGLPYELQAVTEAPHNPRYSPFP, from the exons ATGCGCCACGTGCAGGCGGAGCCGTCTCCATCCTCAGAGCCAGAGGCTGGCCCTTCACAGCCTCCAGTCAGACAGGGGACCCTCCAGGGTGGCCTGCTCATGGGCTACAGCCCAGCAGGGGGGGCGACATCCCCCGGGGTCTACCAGGTATCCATCTTTTCCCCTCCAGCTGGTGCCTCTGAGCCTCCTAGGGCTCTGAAGCGGCCGGCCCCTCCCACTGAGGGTCCCCGGGAGCTGAAGAGAGGCCCTGGGCTGGGGGCCAGAGAGGGACTACCCCCTGAAGAACCATCTACTGTGGGACTGTTGGGCCCAGAGGGACTGGGTCTGGGACTGGGTGTGGCCAGCCAGCATTTCTCCCATCATGGCCTCTGTGTTGTGGAACAGGGAGGTAGTGCCACCTCACCTTGGACTTCAGGGACCGGGAGTACCCCTTGGCCCTCATCAAATGCTTCCTGCAATACTTTGCACGCCAGAGACTGGGCTTTCCCAGATCAAGGGGGACAGGGGTCGCTGGGGGCGTCTCCAGGGCCAGCCCCTTCAGGCCAGCTGCACACACTTGACACTGATTTGCACAATCTTGCACAAATAGGGAGTAAGAGCCCAGTGGCTAGGGTGGGCAACGGGAGCAGCCCCTGGCCTAGGGAGTCCCCTGGAACTGCCAATGGGCACAGTCCCGAGCACACACCCCCTGGCCCTGGACCTCCAGGCCCCTGCCCCACCAAGCGAAGGCTGCTGCCTGCTGGAGAAACCCTGGATGTCCGCTCTGAGGAAGAGGGGCCAGCCCCTCGGAGGCGCCGGGGAACCCTGGGCTGCCCTCTTGCTGCCAATAGTTCTGATGCCAAAGCCACACCCTTCTGGAGCCACCTGCTGCCTGGGCCCAAGGAGCCTGTTTTG GACCCAACAGACTGCAGTCCCATGGGGCGGAGGCTGAAAGGTGCCCGTCGCCTGAAGCT AAGCTCCCTCCGAAGCCTCCGGAAGGGGCCAGGCCTGCTGAGCCCTCCCAgtgcctccctcttcccctcccctgccGTCAGCCGTACCCTGCTGGGCAACTTTGAG GAATCATTGCTTCGAGGACGCTTTGCACCATCTGGCCACATTGAGGGCTTTACTGCGGAGATTGGAGCCAGTGGATCTTACTGTCCCCAACATGTCACGCTGCCTGTCACTGTCACCTTTTTTGATGTTTCTGAGCAAAATGCCCCGGCTCCCTTCTTG GGTGTCGTGGACCTGAATCCTCTGGGGAGGAAGGGTTACAGTGTGCCCAAGGTGGGCACCATCCAAGTG ACCTTATTTAACCCCAACCAGACCGTGGTGAAGATGTTCCTTGTGACCTTTGACTTCTCGGACATGCCTGCTGCCCACATGACCTTCCTGCGCCATCGCCTCTTTTTGGTGcctgtgggggaggaggggaatgcGAGCCCCGCCCACCGCCTCCTCTGCTACCTGCTGCACCTCAG GTTCCGGAGCTCCCGCTCAGGCCGCTTAAGCCTGCATGGAGATATCCGCCTGCTTTTTTCCCGCCGGAGCCTGGAGCTGGACACGGGGCTCCCCTATGAACTGCAGGCTGTGACTGAGGCCCCCCATAATCCACGTTATTCACCTTTTCCCTAA
- the Stoml2 gene encoding stomatin-like protein 2, mitochondrial, producing the protein MLARAARGTGALLLRGSVQASGRAPRRASSGLPRNTVLLFVPQQEAWVVERMGRFHRILEPGLNVLIPVLDRIRYVQSLKEIVINVPEQSAVTLDNVTLQIDGVLYLRIMDPYKASYGVEDPEYAVTQLAQTTMRSELGKLSLDKVFRERESLNANIVDAINQAADYWGIRCLRYEIKDIHVPPRVKESMQMQVEAERRKRATVLESEGTRESAINVAEGKKQAQILASEAEKAEQINQAAGEASAVLAKAKAKAEAIRILASALTQHNGDAAASLTVAEQYVNAFSKLAKDSNTVLLPSNPSDVTSMVAQAMGVYGALTKAPVPGAQNSSENSRDVQGTDPSLEELGRVKLS; encoded by the exons ATGCTGGCGCGCGCGGCGCGGGGCACTGGAGCCCTTTTGCTGAGG gGCTCTGTGCAGGCTTCTGGCCGAGCTCCGCGCCGCGCCTCCTCTGGACTGCCCCGGAACACCGTGTTACTGTTTGTGCCTCAGCAGGAGGCCTGGGTAGTGGAGCGAATGGGCCGATTCCACCGGATCCTGGAACCT GGCTTGAATGTCCTCATCCCTGTGTTAGACCGAATCCGATATGTGCAGAGTCTCAAGGAAATTGTCATCAATGTGCCTGAGCAGTCGGCTGTGACCCTTG ACAATGTAACTCTGCAAATAGATGGAGTCCTTTACCTGCGTATTATGGATCCTTACAAG GCAAGTTATGGTGTGGAAGACCCTGAGTATGCTGTCACCCAATTAGCACAGACGACTATGAGATCGGAGCTTGGCAAACTCTCTCTGGACAAAGTTTTTCGA GAGCGGGAGTCCCTGAATGCCAACATTGTGGATGCCATCAACCAGGCTGCTGACTACTGGGGTATCCGCTGCCTGCGTTATGAGATCAAAGATATCCATGTGCCGCCCCGAGTGAAGGAGTCGATGCAGATGCAG GTAGAGGCAGAGCGGCGGAAGCGGGCCACAGTTCTAGAGTCTGAAGGGACACGAGAGTCAGCTATCAATGTGGCAGAGGGGAAGAAACAGGCCCAGATTCTGGCCTCCGAAGCAGAAAAGGCTGAACAGATAAATCAGGCAGCAG GAGAAGCCAGCGCGGTTCTGGCCAAGGCCAAGGCTAAAGCTGAAGCGATTCGAATCCTGGCTTCGGCTTTGACTCAACAT AATGGAGATGCGGCAGCTTCCCTGACAGTGGCTGAGCAATATGTCAACGCGTTCTCCAAGCTTGCCAAGGATTCCAACACAGTCCTCCTGCCCTCCAACCCCAGTGACGTCACGAGTATGGTGGCTCAG GCCATGGGTGTGTATGGGGCTCTCACCAAAGCCCCAGTGCCAGGAGCCCAGAACTCCAGCGAAAACAGCAGAGATGTCCAGGGTACAGATCCAAGTCTTGAAGAACTGGGTAGAGTCAAGCTCAGTTAA